One window from the genome of Dyella sp. A6 encodes:
- the tsaD gene encoding tRNA (adenosine(37)-N6)-threonylcarbamoyltransferase complex transferase subunit TsaD: MLGIESSCDETGVAVLRWEPDAPGRGLLAHALYSQVKLHANYGGVVPELASRDHVRKLVPLVREALAEAGLTPADLGGVAYTAGPGLVGALLVGASAGRALAWALGVPAIGVHHMEGHLLAPLLEDDPPKPPFVALLVSGGHSMLVQVKGIGEYHILGDTLDDAAGEAFDKTAKLMGLPYPGGPALARLAEQGRPGAFRFSRPMTDRPGLDFSFSGLKTQVLLAWQQSDQSEQTRADIARGFEEAIVDTLVIKCRRALDAAGAERLVIAGGVGANRRLRAELAAAGERDGFRTYFPRLQFCTDNGAMIALAGAIRLAAGQQQDETVQVLPRWNLETLPPAA; encoded by the coding sequence GTGTTGGGCATCGAATCCTCCTGCGACGAGACGGGCGTCGCCGTGCTGCGCTGGGAGCCTGATGCGCCCGGCCGCGGCCTGCTGGCGCATGCCCTGTACAGCCAGGTCAAACTGCATGCCAATTACGGTGGCGTGGTGCCGGAGCTGGCCAGCCGCGACCATGTGCGCAAGCTGGTGCCGCTGGTGCGCGAGGCGCTTGCCGAGGCCGGGCTGACCCCGGCCGACCTGGGCGGGGTGGCCTATACCGCCGGGCCGGGCCTGGTCGGCGCGCTGCTGGTGGGAGCTTCCGCCGGGCGGGCATTGGCCTGGGCGCTGGGCGTGCCGGCGATCGGCGTGCATCACATGGAAGGCCACCTGCTGGCGCCCTTGCTGGAGGACGACCCGCCCAAGCCGCCGTTCGTGGCGCTGCTGGTTTCCGGCGGGCACTCGATGCTGGTGCAGGTGAAGGGCATCGGCGAATATCACATTCTGGGCGATACCCTGGACGATGCCGCGGGCGAGGCGTTCGACAAGACCGCCAAGCTGATGGGGCTGCCCTACCCGGGAGGCCCGGCGCTGGCGCGGCTGGCCGAGCAGGGACGGCCGGGGGCATTCCGTTTCTCGCGGCCGATGACCGACCGGCCCGGACTGGATTTCAGCTTTTCGGGCCTGAAGACCCAGGTGCTGCTGGCCTGGCAGCAGTCCGACCAGTCGGAGCAGACGCGTGCCGATATCGCCCGCGGTTTCGAGGAGGCCATCGTCGACACCCTGGTGATCAAGTGCCGGCGCGCGCTGGATGCCGCCGGCGCCGAGCGGCTGGTGATCGCCGGAGGCGTGGGGGCCAACCGGCGGCTGCGCGCCGAGCTGGCGGCTGCCGGCGAACGGGACGGCTTCCGCACCTATTTCCCGCGGCTGCAGTTCTGCACCGACAACGGCGCGATGATCGCGCTGGCCGGCGCGATCCGGCTTGCTGCCGGGCAGCAGCAGGACGAAACCGTGCAGGTGCTGCCCCGCTGGAACCTGGAAACCCTGC
- the rpsU gene encoding 30S ribosomal protein S21, whose amino-acid sequence MPSVKVRENEPFELALRRFKRTCEKAGVLAETRKREFYEKPTQERKRKRAAAVKRHMRRLSRDVTRKTRLY is encoded by the coding sequence ATGCCTAGCGTAAAAGTCCGCGAGAACGAGCCGTTCGAGCTTGCCCTGCGTCGCTTCAAGCGCACCTGCGAAAAGGCCGGCGTGCTCGCCGAAACCCGCAAGCGCGAGTTCTACGAGAAGCCGACCCAGGAACGCAAGCGCAAGCGCGCCGCCGCGGTGAAGCGCCATATGCGCCGCCTGTCGCGCGACGTAACGCGCAAGACGCGCCTGTACTGA
- a CDS encoding GatB/YqeY domain-containing protein yields the protein MTLKQQLTDDMKTAMRGGDKHRLGVIRLVLAAIKQREVDERIELDDAQTLAVLEKMLKQRKDSVSQYEAADRQDLADVERAEMTVIEAYLPAKLDDAELDALIAAAIAETGASGPRDMGKVVAAVKEKAAGRADMAVVSGKIKTRLAG from the coding sequence ATGACGCTCAAGCAGCAGCTTACCGACGACATGAAAACCGCCATGCGCGGGGGCGACAAGCACCGGCTTGGCGTGATCCGGCTGGTGCTGGCCGCGATCAAGCAGCGCGAAGTGGACGAGCGCATCGAGCTGGACGACGCCCAGACCCTGGCCGTGCTGGAAAAGATGCTGAAGCAACGCAAGGACTCGGTCAGCCAGTACGAAGCGGCAGACCGCCAGGATCTGGCCGACGTCGAGCGCGCCGAAATGACGGTGATCGAAGCCTACCTGCCCGCCAAGCTGGATGACGCCGAGCTGGATGCCCTGATCGCCGCAGCCATCGCCGAAACTGGCGCCAGCGGCCCGCGCGACATGGGCAAGGTGGTCGCCGCTGTGAAAGAGAAGGCAGCCGGCCGCGCCGACATGGCCGTTGTCTCGGGCAAGATCAAGACCCGGCTGGCAGGCTGA
- the dnaG gene encoding DNA primase — protein sequence MRGLIPDSFIDELLARVDIVDVIERRVPLKKAGREWTACCPFHDERTPSFYVSPTKQFYHCFGCGAHGSAIKFLMEYERLEFPDAVEELAQSVGLTVPREGGNDRPREDKTDLYALLDASTRWYEEQLPRSAEAQAYCKKRGLDADTVARFRLGWAPAGYDGIIKALGNNPRRMELLGEAGMVSTGERGSKYDRFRERLMFPILDRRGRVIAFGGRVLSSEQSPKYLNSPETPLFHKGRELFALWQVKQANANLQRIVVVEGYMDVIALHQAGLPIAVATLGTATTPEHTELLFRAAPDVVFCFDGDRAGRAAAWKALDAALPRLRDGRQAYFLFLPEGEDPDTLVRKEGKEGFEQRLKNATPLSDYFFAELAHDVDTSSLDGRARLAERARPLIARLPDGAFRDLMADELEKRTGARATLQTPANAQRPLQRPVAVQRSLVRSAIALLLAQPGVADTVEKPYRFLRLDKPGVELLAELLDTARARPGINPAMLVEHFAERPEYPALQKLMSALVPGEPDMQATEFFDALAKLEREAVVQRKAELMSKQRSQLSDEEKTELRDILSIRISPLPGRP from the coding sequence ATGCGCGGCCTGATTCCCGACAGTTTCATCGACGAACTGCTTGCCCGCGTCGACATCGTCGACGTGATCGAGCGGCGCGTGCCGTTGAAAAAGGCCGGCCGCGAATGGACCGCCTGCTGCCCGTTCCACGACGAGCGCACGCCCTCGTTCTACGTCAGCCCGACCAAGCAGTTCTATCACTGCTTCGGCTGCGGCGCGCATGGCAGCGCGATCAAGTTCCTGATGGAGTACGAGCGTCTGGAGTTTCCCGACGCGGTGGAGGAACTGGCGCAGTCGGTGGGGCTCACCGTTCCGCGCGAAGGCGGCAACGACCGCCCGCGCGAGGACAAGACCGACCTCTACGCACTGCTGGACGCCAGCACCCGCTGGTATGAGGAACAACTGCCGCGCAGCGCCGAGGCACAGGCATACTGCAAGAAGCGCGGACTGGATGCCGACACCGTCGCGCGTTTCCGCCTCGGCTGGGCTCCGGCCGGCTACGACGGCATCATCAAGGCGCTGGGCAACAACCCGCGACGGATGGAACTGCTCGGCGAGGCCGGCATGGTCTCCACCGGCGAACGCGGCAGCAAGTACGACCGCTTCCGCGAACGGCTGATGTTTCCCATCCTCGACCGCCGCGGCCGGGTGATCGCCTTCGGCGGCAGGGTGCTGAGTTCGGAGCAGTCGCCGAAGTACCTCAACTCGCCCGAGACTCCCCTGTTCCACAAGGGCCGCGAGCTGTTCGCGCTATGGCAGGTGAAACAGGCCAACGCGAACCTGCAGCGGATCGTGGTGGTGGAAGGCTACATGGACGTGATCGCGCTGCACCAGGCCGGCCTGCCGATCGCGGTGGCCACGCTGGGCACCGCCACCACACCGGAGCACACCGAACTGCTGTTCCGCGCCGCACCCGACGTGGTGTTCTGCTTCGACGGCGACCGCGCCGGCCGCGCTGCCGCATGGAAGGCGCTGGATGCGGCGCTGCCGCGCCTGCGCGACGGACGGCAGGCGTATTTCCTGTTCCTGCCCGAGGGCGAGGACCCGGACACGCTGGTGCGCAAGGAAGGCAAGGAGGGCTTCGAGCAGCGCCTGAAGAACGCCACCCCGCTGTCGGACTATTTCTTCGCCGAACTGGCACACGACGTGGATACCTCCAGCCTCGACGGCCGCGCACGGCTGGCCGAGCGTGCACGGCCGCTGATCGCGCGACTGCCCGACGGGGCCTTCCGCGACCTGATGGCCGACGAGCTGGAAAAGCGCACCGGTGCCCGTGCCACGCTGCAGACGCCAGCCAACGCGCAACGACCACTGCAGCGACCGGTCGCCGTGCAGCGTTCGCTGGTACGCAGCGCCATCGCCCTGCTGCTGGCGCAACCGGGCGTGGCCGACACCGTGGAAAAGCCCTACCGCTTCCTGCGCCTGGACAAGCCCGGCGTGGAGCTGCTGGCCGAGCTGCTGGACACCGCCCGCGCCCGTCCAGGCATCAACCCGGCGATGCTGGTCGAACATTTCGCCGAACGCCCCGAATATCCTGCGCTGCAGAAATTGATGAGCGCACTGGTACCGGGCGAGCCGGACATGCAGGCCACCGAGTTCTTCGATGCGCTGGCCAAACTGGAACGTGAAGCCGTGGTGCAGCGCAAGGCCGAGCTTATGTCGAAGCAGCGCAGTCAGCTCAGCGACGAAGAGAAAACCGAGCTGCGCGACATCCTGTCCATTCGCATCAGCCCACTTCCGGGCCGTCCATGA
- a CDS encoding DedA family protein produces MDLLQRLITIFAQNGYLAVFIALMICGAGLPLPEDVTLVAGGVIAGLGFANVHAMFGLCMFGVLLGDSAIFMLGHHYGARMMRWRLVAKVLTPARYAMVQRKFERYGNRMLFFARFLPGMRTTIYVTAGATHRVSTLRFLLIDTLAALISVPFWVYLGYLGANNHQWLVMWMHRSQASLWLVVGAVLVIALVLWWRYRRRQADEAEGCDD; encoded by the coding sequence ATGGACCTGCTTCAACGACTGATCACCATCTTCGCGCAGAACGGCTATCTGGCCGTGTTCATCGCGTTGATGATCTGCGGCGCCGGCCTGCCGCTGCCCGAGGACGTGACCCTGGTGGCCGGCGGCGTCATTGCCGGACTGGGCTTCGCCAACGTGCACGCCATGTTCGGCCTGTGCATGTTCGGCGTGCTGCTGGGCGACTCCGCGATCTTCATGCTTGGCCACCATTACGGCGCACGCATGATGCGCTGGCGCCTGGTGGCCAAGGTTCTGACTCCCGCGCGCTATGCGATGGTGCAGCGGAAATTCGAGCGTTACGGCAACCGCATGCTGTTTTTCGCACGCTTCCTGCCCGGCATGCGCACCACCATCTACGTCACCGCCGGCGCCACCCATCGCGTATCCACGCTGCGCTTCCTGCTGATCGACACCCTGGCCGCACTGATCAGCGTGCCGTTCTGGGTCTACCTGGGTTACCTGGGCGCGAACAACCACCAGTGGCTGGTGATGTGGATGCATCGCAGCCAGGCCAGCCTGTGGCTGGTGGTCGGCGCGGTGCTGGTGATCGCCCTGGTGCTGTGGTGGCGTTACCGGCGCCGTCAGGCCGACGAAGCCGAGGGTTGCGACGACTGA
- the mgtA gene encoding magnesium-translocating P-type ATPase, translating to MNKQTIQGAVAKVAGKGAPAAPQVLATQLAYRRNDELLDTLGTSLGGLDETQIGERLDRDGVNEVSHEKPPHWSLQLFRAFKNPFIVVLLVLAGVQLATDPEDLTGPLIIAVMVAISAVLSFTQEFRSSRAAEQLKAMVRNTATVTRRASDGHSERIEVPVGELVAGDIVHLGAGDMVPADLRLLTAKDLFISQAILTGESLPVEKAAPGPRHPENLTPNPLDLATVCYMGTNVVSGSATAVVVATGARTYLGSLARSLVGERVQTSFDRGVKSVSWLLIRFMLVMVPIVLGIQWYKQGFWEALLFALSVAVGLTPEMLPLIVTANLGKGAMAMSKRKVVVKRLNAIQNFGAMDVLCTDKTGTLTLDKIVLERHLDLAGEESDDALEYGYLNSHFQTGLKNLMDKAVLAHRDLEPMAARYRVVDEIPFDFQRRRMSVVLGEQGGQHLLVCKGAVEEMLTICESARIGDEVLPMTDELRGEIRTMTHRLNEDGLRVLVVAIKRQPPTDRAYGIADESDLVAVGCLAFLDPPKDSAGTAIAALHHHGVEVKVITGDNEAVTRKICREVGLDVEHSAQGRDIEPLDDAALDELVARTTVFAKMSPLQKARVVKSLQRQGHTVGFLGDGINDAPALREADVGISVDTATDIAKESADIILLEKNLMVLEEGVIEGRITFGNIIKYIKMTASSNFGNVLSMLIASLFLPFVPLLPLQILVLNLLYDISQLSIPFDRMDVEYLRKPRKWDASDIGRFMLWMGPSSSIFDITTFALLWFVFGANGPAHQAFFQSGWFIESLLTQTLVVHMIRTRKIPFLQSSASAPVLGLTTAIIAIGVAIPYTVVGTKLGMVEMPSAYFGWLAVTVLAYCALTQGMKMLYMRRYGRWL from the coding sequence ATGAACAAGCAAACCATCCAGGGGGCCGTGGCCAAGGTGGCCGGCAAGGGGGCACCTGCTGCTCCGCAGGTACTGGCGACGCAGTTGGCGTATCGCCGCAATGACGAACTGCTCGACACGCTGGGCACCAGCCTGGGCGGACTCGACGAGACGCAGATCGGCGAACGGCTGGACCGCGATGGCGTCAACGAGGTCTCGCACGAAAAGCCGCCGCACTGGTCGCTGCAGCTGTTCCGTGCGTTCAAGAATCCGTTCATCGTGGTCCTGCTGGTGCTGGCCGGGGTGCAGCTGGCGACCGATCCCGAGGACCTCACCGGACCACTGATCATCGCGGTGATGGTGGCGATCAGCGCGGTGCTGAGCTTTACCCAGGAGTTCCGTTCGAGCCGGGCGGCCGAACAGCTCAAGGCGATGGTGCGCAACACGGCTACCGTGACGCGGCGTGCGTCGGACGGGCACAGCGAGCGCATCGAGGTGCCGGTCGGCGAGCTGGTGGCCGGTGATATCGTGCATCTGGGGGCGGGCGACATGGTGCCTGCAGACCTGCGCCTGCTCACCGCGAAGGACCTGTTCATCAGTCAGGCCATCCTCACTGGCGAGTCCTTGCCGGTGGAGAAGGCGGCGCCGGGCCCGCGTCATCCGGAAAACCTCACCCCGAATCCGCTCGACCTGGCCACCGTCTGCTACATGGGCACCAACGTGGTCAGCGGCAGCGCCACCGCGGTGGTCGTGGCGACCGGGGCGCGTACCTATCTCGGTTCGCTGGCGCGCAGCCTGGTGGGCGAGCGCGTGCAGACCAGTTTCGACCGTGGCGTGAAAAGCGTCAGCTGGCTGCTGATCCGCTTCATGCTGGTGATGGTGCCCATCGTGCTGGGCATCCAGTGGTACAAGCAGGGCTTCTGGGAAGCGCTGCTGTTCGCGCTGTCGGTGGCGGTGGGCCTGACCCCGGAAATGCTGCCGCTGATCGTCACCGCGAATCTGGGCAAGGGCGCCATGGCGATGTCCAAGCGCAAGGTCGTGGTGAAGCGGCTCAACGCGATCCAGAATTTCGGTGCGATGGACGTGCTCTGCACCGACAAGACCGGCACGCTCACGCTGGACAAGATCGTGCTGGAGCGGCATCTCGACCTGGCGGGTGAGGAGTCCGACGACGCGCTGGAATACGGCTACCTCAACAGCCATTTCCAGACCGGCCTGAAAAACCTGATGGACAAGGCCGTGCTGGCGCACCGCGACCTGGAACCGATGGCCGCCCGTTACCGCGTGGTCGACGAGATCCCGTTCGATTTCCAGCGCCGGCGCATGTCGGTGGTGCTGGGCGAGCAGGGTGGTCAGCACCTGCTGGTATGCAAGGGCGCGGTGGAGGAGATGCTGACGATCTGCGAGTCCGCGCGTATCGGCGACGAGGTGCTGCCGATGACGGACGAGCTGCGCGGCGAGATCCGCACCATGACGCACCGCCTCAACGAGGATGGCCTGCGCGTGCTGGTGGTGGCGATCAAGCGCCAGCCGCCGACGGACCGGGCCTACGGCATCGCCGACGAAAGCGATCTGGTGGCGGTCGGCTGCCTTGCCTTCCTCGACCCGCCGAAAGACTCGGCCGGCACCGCCATCGCCGCGCTGCACCACCATGGTGTCGAGGTGAAGGTCATTACCGGCGACAACGAGGCAGTGACGCGCAAGATCTGCCGCGAGGTGGGGCTGGACGTGGAGCATTCGGCGCAGGGGCGCGATATCGAGCCCCTGGACGATGCCGCACTGGATGAACTGGTGGCACGCACCACGGTGTTCGCCAAGATGTCGCCGCTGCAGAAGGCGCGGGTGGTGAAGTCGCTGCAGCGTCAGGGGCATACGGTGGGCTTTCTGGGCGACGGCATCAACGATGCCCCGGCGCTGCGCGAGGCGGATGTGGGCATTTCGGTGGACACGGCGACCGACATCGCCAAGGAGTCGGCCGACATCATCCTGCTGGAAAAGAACCTGATGGTGCTGGAAGAGGGCGTGATCGAGGGGCGCATCACCTTCGGCAACATCATCAAGTACATCAAGATGACGGCCAGCTCGAACTTCGGCAACGTGCTCAGCATGCTGATCGCCAGCCTGTTCCTGCCGTTCGTGCCGCTGCTGCCGCTGCAGATCCTGGTGCTGAATCTGTTGTACGACATTTCGCAGCTGTCGATTCCGTTCGACCGCATGGACGTCGAATACCTGCGCAAGCCGCGCAAGTGGGACGCCAGCGACATCGGTCGTTTCATGCTGTGGATGGGGCCGTCCAGCTCGATCTTCGACATCACTACCTTCGCGCTGCTGTGGTTCGTGTTCGGCGCCAACGGGCCGGCACATCAGGCGTTCTTCCAGTCGGGCTGGTTCATCGAGAGCCTGCTGACGCAGACCCTGGTGGTGCACATGATCCGCACCCGCAAGATCCCGTTCCTGCAGAGCAGCGCTTCGGCACCGGTGCTGGGCTTGACCACCGCGATCATCGCGATCGGCGTGGCCATTCCGTACACCGTGGTCGGCACCAAGCTGGGCATGGTGGAAATGCCGTCCGCCTATTTCGGCTGGCTGGCGGTGACCGTGCTTGCCTATTGCGCGCTGACGCAGGGGATGAAGATGCTCTACATGCGTCGCTACGGACGCTGGCTGTAG
- the cyoE gene encoding heme o synthase produces MSHVGEYLQLTKPRVVALLVFCAVIGMFLAVPGIPPWRALVFGTLGIWMASGSAAAFNHLIDERIDKLMARTARRPLATGQLRPRQVLLFAIVLGVASMLVLVLLVNALTAWLTFAGLIGYALVYTAYLKRATPQNIVIGGLAGAVPPVLGWTAATGALHPFALQLCLIIFVWTPPHFWALAIFRRDDYERAGVPMLPVTHGVAYTRWQVLFYTVLLVLVTLLPAITRCSGLLYLGGAVVLDAGFLYYAIRLLNPPDEYFAMRVFKYSVVYLMALFALLLLDHWLMAPTPASALVFRAAT; encoded by the coding sequence ATGAGTCATGTGGGCGAGTACCTGCAGCTCACCAAGCCGCGCGTCGTCGCGTTGCTGGTGTTCTGCGCGGTGATCGGCATGTTTCTGGCGGTGCCGGGCATTCCGCCGTGGCGTGCGCTGGTGTTCGGCACACTCGGCATCTGGATGGCCTCGGGCTCGGCCGCCGCGTTCAATCACCTGATCGACGAGCGCATCGACAAGCTGATGGCGCGTACCGCACGCAGGCCGCTGGCGACCGGTCAGCTCAGGCCGCGCCAGGTGCTGCTGTTCGCCATCGTGCTGGGTGTCGCCTCGATGCTGGTGCTGGTGTTGCTGGTGAATGCGCTGACCGCCTGGCTCACCTTCGCCGGGCTGATCGGCTATGCGCTGGTCTACACCGCATACCTCAAGCGCGCCACGCCGCAGAACATCGTGATCGGCGGTCTGGCCGGTGCAGTGCCGCCGGTGCTGGGCTGGACCGCCGCTACCGGTGCGCTGCACCCGTTCGCGCTGCAGCTGTGCCTGATCATCTTCGTGTGGACGCCGCCACACTTCTGGGCACTGGCGATCTTCCGCCGCGACGATTACGAACGTGCCGGTGTGCCGATGCTGCCGGTGACTCACGGCGTGGCCTACACGCGCTGGCAGGTGCTGTTCTACACCGTGCTGCTGGTGCTGGTGACCCTGCTGCCGGCGATCACGCGATGCAGCGGCCTGCTCTATCTGGGCGGCGCGGTGGTGCTGGATGCCGGCTTCCTGTACTACGCGATCCGCCTGCTCAATCCGCCGGACGAATACTTCGCCATGCGCGTGTTCAAATATTCGGTGGTCTATCTGATGGCGCTGTTCGCGTTGCTGCTGCTCGACCACTGGTTGATGGCGCCGACGCCGGCTTCGGCGCTGGTGTTCCGCGCGGCGACATGA
- a CDS encoding COX15/CtaA family protein yields MSDRSTTVLRGLSLFAAVFAFGLVMFGAFVRLSNAGLSCPDWPTCYGQVTWPQHAQAVAKADAAFPGRPYQAHKAWREQVHRMLAGTLGVAVLVMALLAAWRRRWARLTLIGAAILAAAGLTMYMHGEHVGSSVLAVLAIFLPLATALMLDRPGAWRVSVLALGVIIFQAMLGMWTVTLLLKPIVVLGHLLGGMTTFALLAWVALRFAGVGATDDRLAGLRKAVIIGLVLLGCQIALGGWTSSNYAALACGYGPGSFPECLGQWAPPTDFHQGFILWRGIGVDYQGGILDQPARTAIQLVHRAGALVVSCYLLALAWRLFKRGLRLGSIALVLALVAQVSLGISNVYFGLPLAVATMHNGGAALLLFVLVANLARTQPRPGRLMTSAARPLQ; encoded by the coding sequence ATGTCCGATCGTTCAACCACGGTTCTGCGTGGCCTGTCGCTGTTCGCCGCGGTATTCGCGTTCGGACTGGTGATGTTTGGCGCTTTCGTGCGCCTGTCCAATGCTGGCCTTTCGTGTCCGGACTGGCCGACCTGCTATGGCCAGGTGACCTGGCCGCAGCATGCCCAGGCCGTGGCGAAGGCGGATGCGGCGTTTCCGGGACGGCCGTACCAGGCGCACAAGGCGTGGCGCGAGCAGGTGCACCGCATGCTGGCCGGGACGCTGGGCGTGGCGGTCCTGGTCATGGCACTGCTGGCGGCCTGGCGAAGACGCTGGGCGCGGCTGACCCTGATCGGCGCGGCGATACTCGCGGCCGCGGGACTGACGATGTACATGCACGGCGAACACGTCGGTTCCTCGGTGCTGGCCGTGCTGGCGATCTTCCTGCCGCTGGCCACGGCCCTGATGCTGGATCGGCCCGGCGCCTGGCGGGTCAGCGTGCTGGCGCTGGGTGTGATCATTTTCCAGGCGATGCTGGGCATGTGGACGGTGACCCTGCTGCTCAAGCCGATCGTGGTGCTGGGGCATCTGCTGGGCGGCATGACCACGTTCGCCCTGCTGGCCTGGGTCGCGCTGCGTTTCGCCGGTGTGGGCGCGACCGATGATCGCCTCGCCGGCCTGCGTAAGGCGGTGATCATCGGCCTGGTGCTGCTGGGCTGCCAGATCGCACTGGGTGGATGGACGTCGTCCAACTATGCGGCGCTGGCTTGCGGCTACGGCCCGGGCTCGTTCCCCGAGTGTCTGGGCCAGTGGGCGCCGCCCACCGATTTCCATCAGGGGTTCATCCTGTGGCGCGGCATCGGCGTGGACTACCAGGGCGGCATTCTCGACCAGCCGGCGCGTACCGCGATCCAGCTGGTCCATCGCGCCGGTGCGCTGGTGGTGAGCTGCTACCTGCTCGCGCTGGCCTGGCGATTGTTCAAGCGAGGCCTGCGGCTGGGCAGTATCGCGCTGGTGCTGGCCCTGGTCGCGCAGGTTTCGCTGGGTATCAGCAACGTGTATTTCGGGTTGCCGCTGGCGGTGGCCACCATGCATAACGGCGGCGCGGCGCTGCTGTTGTTCGTGCTGGTCGCGAACCTTGCGCGGACGCAGCCGCGTCCGGGGCGCCTGATGACGTCCGCTGCGAGACCCCTGCAATGA
- a CDS encoding SURF1 family protein, with protein MSWMRRPAWWSVLLTVAGALLFVRLGFWQLHRADYKDGLLRRYAAAAAAPVQRFDDVVDHLSADTYPRVRVHGHYLVDRVYLLDNPMHDERGGIEVYAPFLPDGHRRLLLVDLGFLPGNGTRRRPLPPPLPVGPTTLQGLYQPSPGHGLEMGGDALARQSHWPKNTIYLDMKQVATDLQHVLFPRLLVLDPEPATAYMRRHRLDFGAMTPARHRAYAFQWFTFAFVAVVIFLVLHRKKRAPGRPRDEST; from the coding sequence GTGAGCTGGATGCGTCGTCCGGCATGGTGGTCGGTGCTGCTGACCGTGGCTGGCGCGCTGCTGTTCGTGCGACTGGGTTTCTGGCAGCTGCACCGCGCCGACTACAAGGACGGGTTGCTGCGACGGTATGCCGCGGCCGCTGCAGCGCCGGTGCAGCGTTTCGACGATGTCGTCGACCACCTGTCGGCGGATACGTATCCGCGGGTGCGGGTGCACGGGCACTACCTGGTCGACCGCGTCTATCTGCTGGACAACCCGATGCACGATGAGCGCGGGGGAATCGAGGTCTATGCGCCATTCCTGCCGGACGGGCATCGCCGGCTGCTGTTGGTGGACCTCGGGTTCCTGCCCGGCAACGGCACTCGCCGAAGGCCGCTGCCGCCACCGCTTCCGGTCGGGCCGACAACGTTGCAGGGGCTGTACCAGCCTTCGCCCGGGCATGGCCTGGAGATGGGCGGTGACGCGCTGGCACGCCAGTCGCACTGGCCCAAGAACACCATCTACCTGGACATGAAGCAGGTTGCCACGGATCTGCAGCATGTGCTGTTCCCGCGGCTGCTCGTGCTCGATCCGGAGCCGGCCACCGCCTACATGCGCAGACACCGGCTCGATTTCGGCGCGATGACGCCTGCGCGGCATCGCGCCTATGCCTTCCAGTGGTTCACTTTCGCGTTCGTGGCGGTGGTGATCTTTCTGGTATTGCACCGCAAGAAGCGCGCACCCGGGAGACCTCGCGATGAATCGACCTGA
- a CDS encoding twin transmembrane helix small protein, giving the protein METISKIALVVMFLVVVFNLGQALYFMMTDKDDDRRTVWALTRRIGLSLVLIAMVIVGYKLGWIHPHGVGQ; this is encoded by the coding sequence GTGGAAACCATCTCAAAGATTGCGCTGGTGGTCATGTTCCTGGTGGTCGTGTTCAACCTCGGCCAGGCCCTCTATTTCATGATGACCGACAAGGACGACGACCGGCGCACGGTGTGGGCGCTGACCCGGCGCATTGGCCTGTCACTGGTGCTGATCGCCATGGTGATCGTCGGCTACAAGCTGGGCTGGATCCACCCGCACGGCGTCGGCCAGTAA
- a CDS encoding cytochrome c oxidase subunit 3, whose amino-acid sequence MGQQQDIYYVPSKSQWPIVAAVVLFLTVFGAAHWLNAEPGEAGFGKTVILVGAIGVLLMFFGWFRSVIRESLAGRYNHQVDTSFRMGMMWFIFSEVMFFGAFFGALFYLRTFSVPWLGGHGHGVLTHEYLWSHYAASWGAGGGNGPDHIGGDFQTVVPWGLPLLNTLILLSSSVTVTIAHHALRGGHRGKVLVFLGVTVLLGACFVFSQANEYMEAYRELHLTLHTGVYGATFFMLTGFHGLHVTLGTIMLAIIWLRVLAGHFDKEHHFGFEAVAWYWHFVDVVWLGLFLFVYVL is encoded by the coding sequence ATGGGTCAGCAGCAAGACATCTACTACGTACCGAGCAAGAGCCAGTGGCCGATCGTTGCGGCGGTGGTGCTCTTCCTCACGGTTTTCGGGGCGGCGCACTGGCTGAATGCCGAGCCGGGCGAGGCGGGGTTCGGCAAGACGGTGATACTGGTCGGTGCGATCGGGGTCCTGCTGATGTTCTTCGGCTGGTTCCGGTCGGTCATCCGCGAGTCGCTTGCCGGTCGCTACAACCATCAGGTGGACACGTCGTTCCGCATGGGCATGATGTGGTTCATCTTCTCCGAGGTGATGTTCTTCGGCGCCTTTTTCGGCGCGCTGTTCTACTTGCGGACCTTCTCGGTGCCCTGGCTGGGCGGACACGGGCACGGCGTGCTGACGCACGAGTACCTGTGGAGCCACTATGCCGCGTCGTGGGGTGCGGGTGGCGGCAACGGGCCCGACCACATCGGTGGCGACTTCCAGACGGTGGTGCCGTGGGGCTTGCCGCTGCTGAATACGCTGATACTGCTGAGCTCCAGCGTGACGGTCACCATTGCGCACCATGCGTTGCGCGGAGGCCACCGTGGCAAGGTGCTGGTGTTCCTGGGCGTGACCGTGCTGCTGGGTGCCTGCTTCGTGTTCAGCCAGGCCAACGAGTACATGGAAGCCTACCGCGAGCTGCACCTGACCCTGCACACCGGTGTGTATGGCGCCACCTTCTTCATGCTGACCGGCTTCCATGGCCTGCACGTGACTCTGGGCACGATCATGCTGGCGATCATCTGGCTGCGCGTACTGGCGGGCCATTTCGACAAGGAACACCATTTCGGTTTCGAGGCCGTGGCCTGGTACTGGCACTTCGTTGACGTGGTCTGGCTGGGCCTGTTCCTTTTCGTCTACGTACTCTGA